Within Candidatus Hydrogenedentota bacterium, the genomic segment GGTGGATTCGGTGAACCTGCGCCACGCGCTGGACGTGCGCCGCCAGGACCAGGCGGTGGCGGAGAACGCCCGCAAGCAGGCCGAGGCGCGGGTGGCGCAGGTGCGCGCCGATTTCGAGAAGGCCGAGGTGGACCTGCGGCGCTACGAGCTGCTCTACGAGGACAACGTGGTGCCCGTGGACGTGCTGGAGATGCAGCAGTCCCGGTACAAGCAGATGAAGGCCGCGCTGGACATGGCCGCGACCATGGTGCAGCTCAGCCGCGAGCAGGAGGAGCAGGCGGGCATCGCCGTGGAAATCGCCCAGAAGACCCTGGACGACGCGACCACAAAATCCCCGATTGACGGCGTGGTCACGGTGAAACTCGCCGAGGTCGGCGAGATGGCCCAGGCCGGCCACCCGGTCGTCCGGGTCGAGGACATGACGGTGCTGGAGGCCTCGGCGTACCTGCCGGCGGAGCACTTCGAAAAGGTCCGCGAGAACGAGACCGAGGTGCGCGTGTCGGCCTACGGAAAAGACATGGGGACCGCCAAAGTCACCTACAAGAGCCCGTCCATCACGCCGAAGCTGCGCGCCTTTGAGATACGCTGCGAACTCGGGCGCCTGCCCGAGGGCATGTCCACCGGCGGCATCGCCGACCTCGTCGTGGTGTTTGCCCGGCGGGACGGGCTGGCCGCGCCCACGGGCGCCCTCGTGCAGCGCGCCGGCAAGTCCATGCTCTTCACCGTGGACGGGGACACGGCCCGCGTCCATGAGGTGGCCGTGGGGCTGGCCAACGGGGGCTGGTCGGAGATTCTGCCGTCGGACAGCCTGGCGCAGGGGACGCCGGTGGTCACCATGGGCCAGACGCTTGTCGAGGACGGGGCCAAGGTTCAAGCACAGGATTCCAGCAGCTAATGTTTCTCTCAAACGCGTCCATACGCCGGCCTGTGGCCATGTCGGCCCTGCTCATTGCGCTGGCCATCCTGGGGTTCAACGCCTACCGCACCATCCGGCTTGAGTTCATGCCCAAGGTGGACTTCCCCTACGTCACCGTGCTCACGGTGTATCCCGGGGGGAGCCCTTCCGACATCGAGGTGGACATCGCCAAGCGCGTCGAGGACGCCGTGGTCTCCATTGACGGCGTTAAGCATGTCAACTCCGTGGCCATGGAGAACGTCTGCCAGACCCTCATCGAGTTCCAGATGGGCGTGGATGTGGACGTGGCGGCCAACGATGTGCGGTCCAAGCTGGACCTGATCCTCGTGGACCTCCCGGAGGGCTGCGAGAAGCCGAAAGTCCTGAAATTTGACATCAACGCCCTGCCCGTCGTGACCCTCGCGCTTTCGGGCGACGCGCCGGTGGAGGAGCTGTTCGACTTCGCGGACAACCTGCTCCGCGACCGCCTCGCCACGCTGTCCGGCGTGGCCACCGTGGAGCTGGTCGGCGGCGCGAAACGCGAGGTTCATGTGACCCTCGACCGCGACCGCCTCGCCTCGCGCGGGCTCACCAGCATGAGCGTCGTCGAGGCGGTGCAGAAGGGCGTCAAGACCGTGCCCTCGGGCCGCATCCGCGAGAAGGGCATGGAGTATTCCGTCAAGTTTGACGCGGAATACGAGGACATGGCCGCCCTGGGCGGGCTCGAAATCGCCAACGAGAACGGCATCCGCACCTATCTGCGCGACGTGGCCGAGGTGGGGATGACCACCGAGGAGCTCCGCCAGACGGCGGACATTGACGGGAAGCCGGCCATCATTGTGAAGGTGGTCAAGAAGGCCGACGCGAACGCGGTGGAGGTGGTGAACAATGTGCGCGGCGCCCTTGACCGACTGCGCACGGGGCTGCCCGGCGGCATGCGCCTGGACTGGGTGGAGGACGACGGCACCTTCATCCAGGCGTCCGTGGACAGCGCCACGTCCAACATTATCCAGGGCGTCCTGCTGACCGCGCTCATTCTTTTCCTGTTCCTCTACAACATCCGGTCCACCATCATTGTCGCGATCACGATGCCCCTGACCATCGTCATCGGGCTCTTCTTCATGAAGGCGGTCGGCTACTCCCTGAACATGCCCACCCTCATGTCCATCGGCCTCTCCGTGGGCATTCTTGTCACCAACTCCATCGTGGTCCTCGAGAGCATCCTCACCCGGCTCCAGGAGACCGGCGACCCCGTCAAGGCCTCCCGGCTGGGCGCCGGCGAGGTCGGCATCGCCGTGCTCGCCAGCGCGGGCACCAACGTCGTCGTGCTGTTCCCCATCATCATCATGAAGTCCATGGTCGGATTCTTCTTCGCCCCCTTTGCCCTGTCCATGGTCATCATGACCGTCGCCTCCCTGTTCATCTCCTTCACCCTCACCCCCATCCTGTGCGCCAAGCTCCTCAAGCCCGTCCCCGAGGGGGCCGGCGGCCTTCTTGCGCTCATGGACCGCCTGTGGAACGGCGCGCTGGACGCCGTGACCGAGGGGTTTATC encodes:
- a CDS encoding efflux RND transporter periplasmic adaptor subunit, producing MKVILKAVSNLVLIAVLAGAAYLLLTRMGGNKEEEAAPAAERVVPVSVTPLETRAFEDRVAVQGNIRAKNFAMVSPVIGGTIGEIFVREGDAVKAGETVLFTVDSVNLRHALDVRRQDQAVAENARKQAEARVAQVRADFEKAEVDLRRYELLYEDNVVPVDVLEMQQSRYKQMKAALDMAATMVQLSREQEEQAGIAVEIAQKTLDDATTKSPIDGVVTVKLAEVGEMAQAGHPVVRVEDMTVLEASAYLPAEHFEKVRENETEVRVSAYGKDMGTAKVTYKSPSITPKLRAFEIRCELGRLPEGMSTGGIADLVVVFARRDGLAAPTGALVQRAGKSMLFTVDGDTARVHEVAVGLANGGWSEILPSDSLAQGTPVVTMGQTLVEDGAKVQAQDSSS